A window of the Lactuca sativa cultivar Salinas chromosome 7, Lsat_Salinas_v11, whole genome shotgun sequence genome harbors these coding sequences:
- the LOC111881623 gene encoding probable carboxylesterase 18 — translation MEATSKPPQSSLSLPWKTRITLSILSAVTDASCRKNGTINRRILTLIDFRSPPTSKSINGVASHDVVVDETRKLWFRVYVPTQHAGEDLPVIVFFHGGGFVFLSPDAFTYDAVCRRFARKVPAVVVSVNYRLAPEHRYPAQHDDCFDVLKFLDDEENRSKSLPENANLLRCFLAGDSAGGNLAHHVAQRACEFNFRQLKVAGVVAIQPFFGGEERTDSETRLAGTPVVSVKRTDWMWKAFLPEGEGFNRDHPIINVSGPQAVDISEVKLPPVMLVVGGFDALNDWQKRYYEWLKKSGKEVYLFEYPNMCHAFYIFPELPESGQLIAQVKDFIEKISSNVYIVRIK, via the exons ATGGAAGCAACCAGTAAACCTCCACAGTCGTCACTCTCCTTACCATGGAAAACACGCATTACTCTTTCCATTCTCTCTGCTGTCACTGACGCATCTTGCCGGAAAAACGGCACCATCAACCGTCGTATTCTCACCTTAATCGACTTCCGGAGCCCACCAACGTCAAAATCAATCAACGGCGTAGCGTCACACGATGTCGTTGTAGATGAGACTCGTAAGCTCTGGTTCCGAGTCTATGTACCTACACAACACGCCGGTGAAGATCTCCCAGTGATCGTGTTCTTTCACGGAGGCGGATTTGTCTTTCTCTCCCCCGATGCTTTTACTTACGATGCCGTGTGCCGGCGGTTCGCGAGAAAAGTCCCCGCCGTCGTTGTTTCTGTGAACTATCGCCTCGCGCCTGAGCATCGGTATCCAGCGCAACATGATGATTGCTTCGACGTGCTGAAGTTTCTTGATGATGAAGAGAATAGGTCTAAATCTTTGCCGGAAAATGCGAATCTGTTGCGTTGCTTTCTTGCTGGAGATAGCGCCGGTGGAAACCTAGCTCATCATGTTGCTCAACGAGCATGTGAATTCAACTTCCGACAGCTGAAG GTCGCCGGAGTTGTAGCAATTCAACCATTCTTTGGCGGCGAGGAGCGAACGGATTCTGAGACTCGCCTTGCCGGAACACCAGTAGTTTCAGTTAAACGAACAGATTGGATGTGGAAGGCATTTTTGCCAGAAGGGGAAGGGTTCAACAGGGACCACCCAATCATCAACGTTAGCGGCCCACAGGCGGTGGACATATCGGAAGTAAAATTGCCGCCGGTCATGTTGGTAGTCGGCGGGTTCGATGCCCTAAATGACTGGCAAAAAAGGTACTATGAGTGGCTGAAAAAGTCCGGGAAAGAAGTTTACTTGTTTGAATACCCAAACATGTGCCATGCATTCTATATCTTCCCAGAATTGCCTGAATCTGGACAACTTATTGCCCAAGTGAAAGACTTTATTGAAAAGATATCGAGTAATGTATACATTGTACGAATCAAATAA